One Heptranchias perlo isolate sHepPer1 chromosome 2, sHepPer1.hap1, whole genome shotgun sequence DNA segment encodes these proteins:
- the nrn1a gene encoding neuritin — MGLTLNGVYFALILAVQLAYLFHTVRAAGKCDAVFKGFSDCLLKLGDNVANYQQDMDDKQNVKTICSYWNDFHACATTALADCQDGATDVWEKLKADSKNLEFEGSLFDLCERNNSANAIIPQCFTFVVLTLSALLTWIIL, encoded by the exons ATGGGACTTACGTTGAACGGAGTGTACTTTGCACTTATTCTTGCTGTACAGCTCG CATATCTATTCCATACTGTGCGGGCGGCTGGGAAGTGCGATGCAGTGTTTAAAGGTTTCTCGGATTGTTTGCTGAAGCTGGGAGACAACGTGGCGAACTATCAGCAAGACATGGACGATAAGCAGAATGTTAAAACCATCTGCTC ATACTGGAACGATTTTCACGCATGCGCCACCACTGCCCTCGCAGACTGTCAAGATGGAGCAACCGATGTTTGGGAAAAACTCAAAGCAGATTCCAAAAATCTGGAATTCGAAGGCAGTTTGTTTGATCTGTGTGAAAGGAATAACTCTGCAAATGCAATAATTCCCCAGTGTTTCACCTTCGTCGTTTTAACATTGTCCGCCTTACTGACCTGGATTATACTCTAG